One genomic segment of Candidatus Polarisedimenticolaceae bacterium includes these proteins:
- the smpB gene encoding SsrA-binding protein SmpB, protein MAGQKSGKDEELVYARNRAASHEFHLLDRFEAGVVLVGTEVKSIRAGRANLKDGYAKVQDGEVFLYNAHVSPYEPGHRENEDPVRTRKLLLNAREIRKLAKETSVPGVTIVPLRFYAKAGRIKCEIALAKGKKTFDKREAIAKKDVEREMARARGARR, encoded by the coding sequence ATGGCCGGACAAAAGTCGGGAAAGGACGAGGAGCTTGTCTACGCGCGCAACCGCGCCGCGTCCCACGAGTTCCACCTCCTCGACCGCTTCGAGGCCGGGGTCGTCCTCGTCGGCACCGAGGTCAAATCGATCCGTGCGGGCCGGGCGAACCTCAAGGACGGCTACGCCAAGGTCCAGGACGGCGAGGTCTTCCTCTACAACGCCCACGTCTCGCCGTACGAGCCGGGCCACCGCGAAAACGAGGACCCGGTGCGCACCCGCAAGCTCCTCCTGAACGCGCGCGAGATCCGCAAGCTCGCGAAGGAGACGAGCGTGCCCGGCGTGACGATCGTGCCGCTACGCTTCTACGCGAAGGCCGGCCGCATCAAGTGCGAGATCGCGCTCGCCAAGGGCAAGAAGACGTTCGACAAGCGCGAAGCGATCGCGAAGAAGGACGTCGAGCGCGAGATGGCGCGCGCGCGCGGCGCCAGAAGGTAA
- a CDS encoding ATP-binding cassette domain-containing protein, whose protein sequence is MNTAIALRDVVKAFGDFKAVDGVSFEIPSGEIFGLLGPNGAGKSTTIRMIMDIIRPDSGSISVNGKPSPEHVRNQVGYLPEERGLYKKMKVLDVLEFQGSLKGSTPRDARADAKTWLAKLEISDWADKKVEELSKGMQQKIQFAAAVLGKPPILILDEPFSGMDPVNQNLFKDRILELNRQGTTIVFSTHQMETAERLCKEIALINKGRLVLSGPLHKIKEGFGKNSVLIEYDGDGAFLAALPGVARIDAFGSYSEIRLEAGADPQSILRAVAGRLRVTKFELVAPTLHNIFIEKVGGVQAPVLERVGDA, encoded by the coding sequence ATGAATACGGCGATCGCGCTACGCGACGTGGTGAAAGCCTTCGGCGATTTCAAGGCGGTCGACGGGGTCTCGTTCGAGATCCCCTCCGGCGAGATCTTCGGCCTCCTGGGCCCGAACGGCGCCGGGAAGTCGACGACGATCCGCATGATCATGGACATCATCCGTCCCGACTCGGGCTCGATCTCCGTGAACGGCAAGCCGTCGCCGGAGCATGTCAGGAACCAGGTCGGCTACCTCCCCGAGGAGCGCGGCCTCTATAAGAAGATGAAGGTGCTCGACGTCCTCGAGTTCCAGGGGAGCCTCAAGGGGTCGACCCCGCGGGACGCGCGCGCCGATGCGAAAACGTGGCTCGCCAAGCTCGAGATCTCAGACTGGGCCGACAAGAAGGTCGAGGAGCTGTCGAAGGGGATGCAGCAGAAGATCCAGTTCGCTGCCGCGGTGCTCGGCAAGCCACCGATCCTCATCCTCGACGAGCCGTTCTCGGGGATGGACCCGGTCAACCAGAACCTGTTCAAGGACCGGATCCTCGAGCTGAACCGCCAGGGCACGACGATCGTCTTCTCGACGCACCAGATGGAGACGGCCGAGCGCCTCTGCAAGGAGATCGCGCTCATCAACAAGGGCCGTCTCGTCCTCTCCGGTCCGCTCCACAAGATCAAGGAAGGGTTCGGCAAGAACTCGGTCCTCATCGAGTACGACGGCGACGGCGCGTTCCTCGCGGCGCTGCCCGGCGTCGCGCGCATCGACGCGTTCGGCTCGTACTCCGAGATCCGGCTCGAGGCGGGCGCCGACCCGCAATCGATCCTGCGCGCGGTGGCGGGGCGCTTGCGCGTGACGAAGTTCGAGCTCGTCGCCCCGACGCTCCACAACATCTTCATCGAGAAGGTCGGCGGCGTTCAGGCGCCGGTCCTGGAGAGGGTCGGCGATGCATAA
- a CDS encoding NAD+ synthase, with product MSRRTPDEPDLSLDPEATVRILEGFIRAEVERTGKRRVVLGLSGGIDSALAAYLAAGALGRGGVFAVLLPHRASSAASIADAEAVVGALGILAERFDISPMIDGFLASAGDVGRHRLGNVMARARMTVLYDRSVEHDALVLGTSNKTELMLGYGTLHGDLASALNPLGDLYKTQVRSLARAVGVPKAIVSKAPSADLWPKQTDERDLGFSYREADGILALLVEARLSPAAIVRRGYRKDTVERIQRLLVGSQYKRRMPVIAKVSVRSLGWDFRYPRDWRS from the coding sequence GTGAGCCGCCGGACGCCGGACGAGCCCGACCTCTCGCTCGACCCCGAGGCGACCGTCCGGATTCTCGAGGGGTTCATCCGGGCGGAGGTCGAGCGCACCGGCAAGCGGCGCGTCGTCCTCGGGCTCTCCGGCGGGATCGACTCCGCCCTCGCCGCGTATCTCGCGGCGGGCGCCCTGGGCCGCGGCGGCGTGTTCGCCGTCCTCCTCCCCCATCGCGCGAGCAGCGCCGCGTCGATCGCCGACGCGGAGGCGGTCGTCGGAGCGCTCGGGATCCTCGCCGAGCGGTTCGACATCAGCCCGATGATCGACGGCTTCCTCGCATCGGCCGGGGACGTCGGCCGCCACCGGCTCGGCAACGTCATGGCGCGTGCGCGGATGACCGTGCTCTACGACCGCTCGGTCGAGCACGACGCCCTCGTCCTGGGGACGAGCAACAAGACCGAGCTCATGCTCGGCTACGGCACCCTGCACGGCGATCTCGCCTCGGCGCTCAACCCGCTCGGCGATCTCTACAAGACGCAGGTCCGCTCGCTCGCGCGGGCGGTCGGCGTGCCGAAGGCGATCGTGAGCAAGGCGCCGTCGGCCGACCTGTGGCCGAAGCAGACCGACGAGCGCGATCTCGGATTCAGCTACCGCGAGGCCGACGGGATCCTGGCGCTCCTCGTCGAGGCGCGGTTGTCGCCGGCGGCGATCGTCCGGCGCGGTTATCGCAAGGACACGGTCGAGCGCATCCAGCGGCTCCTCGTCGGCTCGCAGTACAAGCGCCGGATGCCGGTGATTGCTAAGGTCTCGGTGAGGTCTTTAGGGTGGGATTTCCGGTATCCGCGGGATTGGCGCTCGTAG
- a CDS encoding DNA topoisomerase VI subunit B: MAKKATIQARSAQLGLFEAPIVSASPKSTPKSAPAPVAAKKTKAEPKERREDATSMAARQRDISISEFFTKNRHLLGFDNPQKALLTAIKEAVDNSLDACEEAGILPELIVEIQELGEDRFRIAVEDNGPGIVQQQIPKIFGKLLYGSKFHRLKQQRGQQGIGISAAGMYGMLTTGKPVRAISKIGPRKPAHLFEIAIDTQKNAPVVHKDVETEWDKDHGTRVEIELEATYKKGRRSVDDYVEQTALANPHVTMRYVAPKEDVKVFERVTQELPVASKEIKPHPYGVELGILLRMAKDSASRSLRGMLSEDFSRVSSGVADQICKEAGLRPDADPRRLSTAQVEALFRAVPKVKIMAPPTACLSPIGQELLEKGLQTRVPCDFATAVTRPPSVYRGNPFQVEIGLAYGGQLPAEELMELYRFANRVPLQYQQSACAITKAATSIDWRSYGLQQSRGALPAGPAVLSVHIASVWVPFTSESKEAVASYPEIVKEIRLGLMEAGRRLGAFVRHRRRVADEEKKRSYIEKYIPHIADGLQQILGLSNARRNKTVDDLKVILEKTRKI; encoded by the coding sequence ATGGCGAAGAAGGCGACGATTCAGGCGCGCTCCGCGCAGCTCGGTCTGTTCGAGGCGCCGATCGTCTCGGCGTCGCCGAAGAGCACGCCGAAGAGTGCGCCGGCGCCGGTCGCGGCGAAGAAGACGAAGGCCGAGCCCAAGGAGCGCCGCGAGGACGCGACCTCGATGGCGGCGCGCCAGCGCGACATCTCGATCTCCGAGTTCTTCACGAAGAACCGGCACCTCCTCGGCTTCGACAACCCGCAGAAGGCGCTCCTCACCGCGATCAAGGAGGCGGTCGACAACTCGCTCGACGCCTGCGAGGAGGCGGGTATCCTGCCGGAGCTGATCGTCGAGATCCAGGAGCTGGGGGAAGACCGGTTCCGGATCGCGGTCGAGGACAACGGCCCGGGGATCGTCCAGCAGCAGATCCCCAAGATCTTCGGCAAGCTCCTCTACGGCTCGAAGTTCCACCGCCTCAAGCAGCAGCGCGGCCAGCAGGGCATCGGGATCTCCGCTGCCGGCATGTACGGGATGCTCACGACCGGCAAGCCGGTCCGCGCGATCTCCAAGATCGGGCCGCGCAAGCCGGCCCACCTCTTCGAGATCGCGATCGACACGCAGAAGAACGCACCGGTCGTCCACAAGGACGTCGAGACCGAGTGGGACAAGGACCACGGCACCCGCGTCGAGATCGAGCTCGAGGCGACGTACAAGAAGGGGCGCCGCTCCGTCGACGATTACGTCGAGCAGACGGCGCTCGCGAACCCGCACGTCACGATGCGCTACGTGGCGCCAAAGGAAGACGTGAAGGTCTTCGAGCGGGTCACGCAAGAGCTTCCCGTCGCGTCGAAGGAGATCAAGCCGCACCCGTACGGGGTCGAGCTCGGCATCCTCCTCCGGATGGCGAAGGACAGCGCGTCGCGCTCGCTGCGCGGCATGCTCTCCGAGGACTTCTCGCGCGTCAGCTCCGGGGTCGCCGATCAGATCTGCAAGGAGGCGGGCTTGCGCCCCGACGCCGACCCGCGCCGCCTCTCGACCGCGCAGGTCGAGGCGCTCTTCCGCGCGGTGCCGAAGGTCAAGATCATGGCGCCGCCCACGGCGTGCCTCTCGCCGATCGGGCAGGAGCTCCTGGAGAAGGGTCTCCAGACTCGGGTCCCTTGCGACTTCGCGACCGCCGTGACGCGTCCGCCCTCGGTCTACCGCGGGAACCCGTTCCAGGTCGAGATCGGCCTCGCCTACGGCGGCCAGCTCCCGGCCGAGGAGCTGATGGAGCTCTACCGCTTCGCGAACCGCGTCCCCTTGCAGTACCAGCAGTCGGCGTGCGCGATCACGAAGGCGGCGACGTCGATCGACTGGCGGTCGTACGGGCTCCAGCAGTCGCGCGGCGCGCTCCCGGCCGGCCCGGCGGTCCTCTCCGTCCACATCGCGTCGGTGTGGGTGCCCTTCACCTCCGAGTCGAAGGAGGCGGTGGCGTCGTACCCCGAGATCGTGAAGGAGATCCGCCTCGGCCTGATGGAGGCCGGCCGCCGCCTCGGCGCCTTCGTCCGCCACCGCCGCCGCGTCGCCGACGAGGAGAAGAAGCGCTCCTACATCGAGAAGTACATCCCGCACATCGCGGACGGGCTCCAGCAGATCCTCGGCCTCTCGAACGCCCGCCGCAACAAGACGGTCGACGACCTCAAGGTCATCCTCGAGAAGACCCGCAAGATCTGA
- a CDS encoding ABC transporter permease, producing MHNILMIIRREYRERVTKKSFWIGTAIFPLLMVGFSFLPMLLIGLGGNDQKTIALVDGTGKLRDRLVHELADEKLKDGKLRYVVEDVPVGANADEARKPLEQRVRDKQIYGILQVSPDIEKDGAFQFYARTVGDIKSVEEFHSALRRAVVSLRFENAQIAVDKSVIQKITAPVDMQTNEVSNAGGSTKKGFTEAYFGTFMFVLILFMTLLLYGIAMMRGILEEKSSRVMEVLLGSVSPNELMTGKILGIGLVGLTQVAIYALTAGAVRIYFASQANAEMAGFLSNFTGGKMAFFLIFFLLGYFIYTAMFACIGAVCNSEQEAQNLQQPVQMCLMLPMMATIFFVGQPDSTISVIVSLIPIFTPMVMFMRICVQMPPMWQIVLSIVLTTAATWVLFRGAAKIFRIGILMYGKRPTIPEILKWART from the coding sequence ATGCATAACATTCTGATGATCATCCGGCGCGAGTACAGGGAACGGGTGACGAAGAAGTCGTTCTGGATCGGAACGGCCATCTTCCCGCTCCTCATGGTCGGGTTCAGCTTTCTCCCGATGCTCCTGATCGGCCTCGGCGGCAACGATCAGAAGACGATCGCGCTCGTCGACGGCACCGGGAAGCTCCGCGACCGCCTGGTCCACGAGCTGGCCGACGAGAAGCTGAAGGACGGCAAGCTGCGCTACGTCGTCGAGGACGTGCCGGTGGGCGCGAACGCCGACGAGGCCCGGAAGCCCCTCGAGCAGCGCGTCCGGGACAAGCAGATCTACGGGATCCTCCAGGTGAGCCCCGATATCGAGAAGGACGGCGCCTTCCAGTTCTACGCTCGCACCGTCGGCGACATCAAGTCGGTCGAGGAGTTCCACAGCGCGCTCCGGCGCGCCGTCGTGAGCCTCCGCTTCGAGAACGCCCAGATCGCCGTGGACAAGTCGGTCATCCAGAAGATCACCGCCCCCGTCGACATGCAGACGAACGAGGTCTCGAACGCGGGCGGCAGCACGAAGAAGGGGTTCACCGAGGCGTACTTCGGGACGTTCATGTTCGTCCTGATCCTCTTCATGACGTTGCTGCTCTACGGCATCGCCATGATGCGCGGGATCCTCGAGGAGAAGTCGAGCCGCGTCATGGAGGTCCTGCTCGGCTCCGTCAGCCCGAACGAGCTGATGACCGGCAAGATCCTCGGGATCGGCCTCGTCGGGCTCACGCAGGTGGCGATCTACGCGCTGACGGCGGGGGCGGTGCGGATCTACTTCGCGTCGCAGGCCAACGCGGAGATGGCCGGCTTCCTGTCGAATTTCACCGGCGGCAAGATGGCGTTCTTCCTGATCTTCTTCCTGCTCGGCTACTTCATCTACACGGCGATGTTCGCGTGCATCGGGGCCGTCTGCAATTCGGAGCAGGAGGCGCAGAACCTCCAGCAACCCGTCCAGATGTGCCTCATGCTGCCGATGATGGCGACGATCTTCTTCGTCGGCCAGCCCGACTCGACGATCTCGGTCATCGTCTCGCTCATCCCGATCTTCACGCCGATGGTCATGTTCATGAGGATCTGCGTGCAGATGCCGCCGATGTGGCAAATCGTGCTGTCGATCGTCCTCACCACCGCCGCGACGTGGGTCCTCTTCCGCGGCGCCGCGAAGATCTTCCGGATCGGCATCCTGATGTACGGCAAGCGGCCGACGATCCCCGAGATCTTGAAGTGGGCCCGCACCTAA
- the rsmI gene encoding 16S rRNA (cytidine(1402)-2'-O)-methyltransferase, which translates to MTERPGGVLHVVATPIGNLDDLSPRAREALASASLVACEDTRRTAKLLARFELTVPMLPVHKFSERETLAEVLAVLAEGKAVALVSDGGTPAISDPGALLVEAALDAGFRISPVPGPSAVVTLLSASGLPADRFVFDGFLPAREGERRKRLRALATETRTVVVYEAPHRIRAALDDLASILGARTVVLGRELTKIHETIVRGTAVSIAASLGDGEVRGEIVLAIAGADETGSTAPEGDETLRRTWEEALAAADGDERDALKAASKALGLKKPEVWRRLAELGLVRA; encoded by the coding sequence GTGACGGAACGTCCGGGGGGCGTTCTCCACGTCGTCGCGACGCCGATCGGCAATCTGGACGACCTCTCGCCGCGCGCCCGCGAGGCGCTCGCCTCGGCCTCGCTCGTCGCGTGCGAGGACACGCGGCGGACGGCGAAGCTCCTCGCCCGCTTCGAGCTGACCGTCCCGATGCTTCCGGTGCACAAGTTCAGCGAGCGCGAGACGCTCGCCGAGGTCCTCGCCGTGCTCGCGGAAGGGAAAGCCGTCGCGCTCGTCTCGGACGGCGGCACGCCGGCGATCTCGGACCCGGGGGCGCTCCTCGTCGAGGCGGCCCTCGACGCCGGGTTCCGTATCAGCCCGGTTCCGGGGCCGTCGGCCGTGGTGACGCTCCTCTCCGCGAGCGGCCTCCCCGCGGACCGGTTCGTCTTCGACGGATTCCTGCCGGCCCGCGAAGGCGAGAGGCGGAAGCGCCTGCGCGCGCTCGCCACCGAAACGCGCACGGTCGTCGTCTACGAGGCCCCGCACCGGATCCGCGCGGCGCTCGACGATCTCGCCTCGATCCTCGGCGCGCGCACCGTCGTCCTCGGGCGCGAGCTGACGAAGATCCACGAGACGATCGTCCGCGGGACCGCCGTGTCGATCGCAGCATCGCTCGGCGACGGCGAGGTCAGGGGCGAGATCGTGCTCGCGATCGCGGGAGCGGATGAAACCGGAAGCACCGCGCCGGAAGGCGACGAGACGCTGCGGCGGACCTGGGAAGAAGCGCTGGCGGCGGCGGACGGCGACGAGCGCGACGCCTTGAAGGCGGCGTCGAAGGCGCTCGGCCTCAAGAAACCGGAGGTGTGGCGTCGCCTGGCGGAGCTGGGGTTGGTCCGCGCTTGA
- the ricT gene encoding regulatory iron-sulfur-containing complex subunit RicT, whose amino-acid sequence MDVIGVRLGATPRTRHCDPQGHALEVGETCLVDTEAGPQLGTVVAAILENPFYNPGSRLPKIVRRASRDDEEAYARKVADEDEARAFCLERIAERRMPIKLGRVERQLDGRKMTFYFTAEGRIDFRDLVRDLSGQYHLRIEMRQIGDREDAAMKGGCGPCGKQLCCSTFLKGFEPISIKMAKAQGLSLNPSKISGMCGRLMCCLKYEYDPETKAPKKAKGGCAGCAVKRGPTPAPPGDATPPVS is encoded by the coding sequence ATGGACGTCATCGGGGTGAGGCTGGGCGCGACACCGCGCACGCGACACTGCGACCCGCAGGGTCACGCGCTCGAGGTCGGGGAGACGTGTCTCGTCGATACGGAGGCGGGACCGCAGCTCGGCACCGTCGTCGCCGCGATCCTCGAGAACCCGTTCTACAACCCCGGCTCGCGCCTGCCGAAGATCGTCCGCCGCGCCAGCCGCGACGACGAGGAGGCGTACGCGCGGAAGGTCGCGGACGAGGATGAGGCGCGCGCCTTCTGCCTCGAGCGGATCGCCGAGCGACGGATGCCGATCAAGCTCGGCCGCGTCGAGCGGCAGCTCGACGGCCGCAAGATGACCTTCTACTTCACCGCCGAGGGACGGATCGACTTCCGCGATCTCGTGCGCGATCTCTCGGGGCAGTACCACCTCCGCATCGAGATGCGTCAGATCGGCGACCGCGAGGACGCGGCGATGAAGGGCGGCTGCGGCCCATGCGGCAAGCAGCTCTGCTGCTCGACCTTCCTCAAGGGGTTCGAGCCGATCTCGATCAAGATGGCGAAGGCGCAGGGGCTCTCGCTCAACCCGTCGAAGATCTCGGGGATGTGCGGCCGCCTCATGTGCTGCCTCAAGTACGAGTACGACCCGGAGACGAAGGCGCCGAAGAAGGCGAAGGGCGGGTGCGCCGGCTGCGCCGTCAAGCGCGGACCAACCCCAGCTCCGCCAGGCGACGCCACACCTCCGGTTTCTTGA
- a CDS encoding nitrilase-related carbon-nitrogen hydrolase — MQTVRVALAQIAPKLGQIAPNLDTHEETIAKARREKAAVVVFPELSMTGYLLRDQVQDVALTLKSPAFRRLVRASRGIDVIAGFVEEAAGHTFHNAAAYLSKGRVVHVHRKVYLPTYGMFDEGRDFAAGEVVRAFPTSHGTSGILICEDAWHPTSSWILAQDGAEILFVLSSGPTRGTKPKRGITSVEVWHDLLRATAQFQTSYVVYVNRVGFEDGLNFGGGSVAIDPFGREVAGLAGLTPGLTVAELDAEALRRARTVYPLLRDEKIELVHRETLRLREKKFLLPPARKTGRR, encoded by the coding sequence ATGCAGACCGTTCGTGTCGCGCTCGCCCAGATCGCCCCCAAACTCGGCCAGATCGCCCCCAACCTCGACACCCACGAGGAGACGATCGCCAAGGCGCGCCGCGAGAAGGCCGCCGTCGTCGTCTTCCCCGAGCTCTCCATGACCGGCTACCTCCTGCGCGACCAGGTGCAGGACGTCGCCCTCACGCTGAAGTCCCCCGCGTTTCGACGGCTCGTGCGCGCGTCGCGCGGGATCGACGTCATCGCCGGCTTCGTCGAGGAGGCCGCCGGCCACACCTTCCACAATGCCGCGGCCTATCTCTCCAAGGGCCGCGTCGTTCACGTGCACCGGAAGGTCTACCTCCCGACCTACGGGATGTTCGACGAGGGGCGCGACTTCGCCGCCGGCGAGGTCGTCCGTGCCTTCCCGACCTCCCATGGGACCTCCGGCATCCTCATCTGCGAGGACGCGTGGCACCCGACCTCGTCGTGGATCCTCGCGCAAGACGGCGCCGAGATCCTCTTCGTCCTCTCGAGCGGTCCGACACGCGGCACGAAGCCGAAGCGCGGGATCACGAGCGTCGAGGTCTGGCACGACCTCCTGCGGGCGACGGCCCAGTTCCAGACCTCGTACGTCGTCTACGTGAACCGTGTCGGGTTCGAGGACGGCCTCAACTTCGGCGGCGGCTCGGTCGCGATCGACCCGTTCGGCCGCGAGGTCGCCGGGCTTGCCGGGCTCACGCCGGGGCTCACCGTCGCCGAGCTCGACGCCGAGGCCCTGCGGCGCGCGCGCACCGTCTACCCGCTCCTCCGCGACGAGAAGATCGAGCTGGTCCATCGCGAGACGCTGCGCCTGAGGGAGAAGAAGTTCCTGCTGCCGCCGGCCCGGAAGACCGGGCGCCGGTGA
- the speB gene encoding agmatinase, whose amino-acid sequence MTHDDTRVPPFGGDEAAASFNDAGVAVLPVPYEATVSYGGGTRGGPDAILRASAQVELYDEQLGFEPFHAGLWTAPALDVSGSAEDVLRRIELQTGELMDAGKWVVMLGGEHSITPGAVAAAAKRNEDLVVVQLDAHADLRQSYAGDRFSHACAMARCLDYGVPLVAIGIRNYSVDEAKWIKAGIPGYRIVHGWELEPDHWIERVIEDLEEKPVYLTIDLDYFDPAIIPATGTPEPGGGAWWPTLRFLERLIRHSNVVACDLVELAPSPGLHHADFTAARLAYKLIGMRFPV is encoded by the coding sequence ATGACCCACGACGACACGCGCGTCCCTCCGTTCGGCGGCGACGAGGCCGCCGCTTCCTTCAACGACGCCGGCGTGGCGGTGCTGCCGGTTCCCTACGAGGCGACGGTCTCCTACGGCGGCGGCACGCGTGGCGGCCCCGACGCGATCCTCCGAGCCTCCGCGCAGGTCGAGCTCTACGACGAGCAGCTCGGCTTCGAGCCGTTCCACGCCGGCCTCTGGACCGCGCCCGCGCTCGACGTGTCGGGATCGGCCGAAGACGTCCTCCGCCGCATCGAGCTGCAGACGGGCGAGCTGATGGACGCCGGCAAGTGGGTCGTCATGCTCGGCGGGGAGCACTCCATCACGCCGGGGGCGGTCGCTGCGGCGGCCAAGCGCAACGAAGACCTCGTCGTCGTTCAGCTCGATGCCCACGCCGATCTCCGGCAGAGCTACGCGGGCGACCGCTTCTCGCACGCGTGCGCGATGGCGCGCTGCCTCGACTACGGCGTGCCGCTCGTCGCGATCGGGATCAGGAACTACAGCGTCGACGAGGCGAAGTGGATCAAGGCAGGGATCCCCGGCTACCGCATCGTCCACGGCTGGGAGCTCGAGCCGGACCACTGGATCGAGCGCGTCATCGAGGATCTCGAGGAGAAGCCGGTCTACCTCACGATCGATCTCGACTACTTCGACCCCGCGATCATCCCCGCGACCGGCACGCCCGAGCCCGGCGGCGGCGCCTGGTGGCCGACGCTCCGTTTTCTCGAAAGGTTGATCCGCCACTCGAACGTGGTCGCGTGCGACCTCGTCGAGCTCGCGCCCTCACCGGGGCTGCATCACGCCGACTTCACCGCGGCGCGGCTTGCCTACAAGCTGATCGGGATGAGGTTCCCGGTCTAA
- a CDS encoding YceI family protein yields MIATLVLAALVAQAADYRIDPQQASAGFDLKATLHTVHGTTAKVSGQVKAIPEDGGGLVLSGRIEIAAGSLATGNTKRDATMHGESLDVAHFPLIVLEPERFAPSAPPADGGRVAGRILGRLTIRGTTQPVTIEATLAPAGGGIAADGTFDVRWADFGIPDPSFFVVHIEPVAHAHFQATFLPAP; encoded by the coding sequence ATGATCGCGACGCTCGTCCTGGCCGCGCTCGTGGCGCAGGCGGCCGATTACCGCATCGATCCGCAGCAAGCGTCGGCCGGCTTCGACCTCAAGGCGACGCTGCACACGGTCCACGGGACGACGGCCAAGGTCAGCGGCCAGGTGAAGGCGATTCCCGAGGACGGCGGCGGCTTGGTCCTCTCCGGCCGCATCGAGATCGCGGCCGGATCCCTCGCGACCGGCAACACGAAGCGTGACGCGACGATGCACGGTGAGTCTCTCGACGTCGCGCACTTTCCCCTCATCGTCCTCGAGCCGGAACGATTCGCGCCATCGGCCCCGCCGGCGGACGGCGGCCGCGTCGCCGGCCGGATCCTTGGCCGGCTGACGATCCGCGGAACGACGCAGCCGGTCACGATCGAAGCGACGCTCGCCCCCGCGGGCGGCGGGATCGCGGCCGACGGGACGTTCGACGTCCGCTGGGCCGACTTCGGGATCCCCGATCCCTCCTTCTTCGTCGTCCACATCGAGCCGGTCGCCCACGCGCACTTCCAGGCGACGTTCCTCCCCGCGCCGTGA
- a CDS encoding sigma-70 family RNA polymerase sigma factor, protein MARKATMIDETLEFDPAVRTEADEARAEIAEAQRAARRKGKDKNAPVTTTDRPTAAILPIYLREMGATPLIDETKEVELARELQEARESLAKIALRLPAYAKEYVLEGDFEGPKRGREWPLDDMLTFYGKLAAFAREHHDAKATAAFKSARDHKKHVDHARDALILANLRLVVHIAKKYLNHGISFMDLIQEGNIGLMKAVEKFEYERGNKFSTYAYWWIKQAIERAIADKARIIRIPVHVNEKIKKIARVARELGETLGRKPTPQEIAKKLRMPVVKVEEILGVVQEPQALEDLSADDDAPGLLRFVADPNAISPLERTVDRELREKIESTLRVLNSREEEIIRLRFGIGRDMPYTLEEIGRVMGLSRERVRQIEATALKKIQSAQECRDLREFLA, encoded by the coding sequence ATGGCCCGCAAAGCGACGATGATCGACGAGACGCTCGAATTCGACCCCGCAGTCCGCACCGAGGCCGACGAGGCGCGCGCCGAGATCGCGGAAGCGCAGAGGGCCGCCCGCCGGAAGGGTAAGGACAAGAACGCGCCGGTCACCACGACCGACCGGCCGACGGCGGCGATCCTCCCGATCTACCTCCGCGAGATGGGCGCGACCCCCCTCATCGACGAGACGAAGGAGGTCGAGCTGGCGCGTGAGCTTCAGGAAGCGCGCGAGTCCCTCGCCAAGATCGCGCTCAGGCTTCCGGCCTACGCGAAGGAGTACGTCCTCGAGGGCGACTTCGAAGGGCCGAAGCGCGGCCGCGAGTGGCCGCTCGACGACATGCTCACCTTCTACGGGAAGCTCGCTGCCTTCGCGCGGGAGCATCACGACGCCAAGGCGACCGCCGCCTTCAAGTCGGCGCGCGACCACAAGAAGCACGTCGATCATGCGCGCGACGCGTTGATCCTCGCGAACCTTCGCCTCGTGGTCCACATCGCGAAGAAGTACCTGAACCACGGGATCTCCTTCATGGACCTGATCCAGGAAGGCAACATCGGTCTCATGAAGGCGGTCGAGAAGTTCGAGTACGAGCGCGGCAACAAGTTCTCGACGTACGCCTACTGGTGGATCAAGCAGGCGATCGAGCGCGCGATCGCGGACAAGGCGCGGATCATCCGCATCCCGGTCCACGTCAACGAGAAGATCAAGAAGATCGCCCGCGTCGCCCGCGAGCTCGGCGAGACGCTCGGCCGGAAGCCGACGCCGCAAGAGATCGCGAAGAAGCTCCGGATGCCGGTCGTCAAGGTCGAGGAGATCCTCGGCGTCGTGCAGGAGCCTCAGGCTCTCGAGGACCTCTCGGCGGACGACGACGCGCCGGGCTTGCTCCGGTTCGTCGCCGATCCGAACGCGATCTCGCCGCTCGAGCGCACGGTCGACCGTGAGCTCCGCGAGAAGATCGAGTCCACGCTCCGCGTGCTCAACTCCCGCGAGGAGGAGATCATCCGCCTCCGCTTCGGGATCGGCCGCGACATGCCGTACACGCTCGAGGAGATCGGCCGCGTCATGGGCCTCTCGCGCGAGCGCGTCCGTCAGATCGAGGCGACGGCGCTCAAGAAGATCCAGTCGGCGCAGGAGTGCCGCGATCTTCGCGAGTTCCTTGCGTGA